DNA sequence from the Sinorhizobium sp. RAC02 genome:
TCAGGCCGGGAAAGATGCCGGCGAGAAACAGCTTGGTGATCGAGACGCCGCCGATGACGCCGTAAAGGATGAAACCGATCGACGGCGGAATGATCGGGCCAATGACCGAGGCGGACGCAAGCAGTCCGCCGGTGCGCGCCGGGTCATGGCCGGATTTCACCATCATCGGGTAGAGCAGGGCGCCGAGTGCTGCCGCATCGGCAACGGCCGAGCCGGAGAGGCTGGACAGGATGCAGGCGGCGAAGATGGCAACGAAACCGAGCCCGCCGCGAATATGGCCGACCAGCGCCATGGCGAGGTTGACGATGCGGCGCGACAGTCCGCCCGTGTTCATCACTTCCCCGGCAAGCAGGAAGAAGGGCACGGCCATCAGGGGAAAACTGTCGGCGCCGTTGAGCACGTTCTGGGCGACGATCTGCGCGTCGAAGAGGCCGAGATACATCATCAGTGCGACACCGCTGAGGATCAGGGCGAAGGCGATAGGCACGCCAAGGGCCATGGGAACGAGAAGGGCGCCGAAGAAGATCGTGACGGTCATCGGTGCAACCTCAATGTTTGCCGGAAGACGTGACGAGGGACGGCTCCGGTTGGTGTTCCAGCGCCACCTCGTCCTCGCTGTCCTTGACGAATTCGGCGGTGGTGACGTCGATACGGCCGGTGAGAACGCCGATCATATCGGCGAGGATGAGGAGCAAGGCGGGCACACCGAAGGCAAGGCCGGCGCCGTAGAAGACGCCCATGGAAATCCCCGTCGCGGGTGCCGAAACGTGAAGGTTGATCACGGTCTGTGTCCAGCTTCCGCTGATCATCAGCCACGTCGCCCAGAGCATCAGCGCCTGCCCGGCAACAACGGCAACCTTGGCGCCCGTGGGCGGCAGACGACGCAGCAGGGAATCGACACCGAGATGGCCGTGTTCGCGCATGGCGACGACCGCGCCGAGAAAGGTCAGCCAGACGAAGAACATGCGCGACAGTTCTTCCGAATAGGTGATGCCCGTGTTGAAGGCGTAGCGCAGGACGACGTTGCCGAAGACGAGGACGACCATGCCGGCAAGCAGGGCGGCAATCGCTGCCTTCAGCAGCCAGAAGCTGAAATCGATGATGCGAACCATAACGCTCCTCCCAAAGCGAATTGCCGCTGGTGCGGCCTGTATCCGTTCCTAGCCTAGGTCCGGCCTGGCGCGTTAGCGCTATGGTGCAGCGACGTCCTCCTCCTGGCCGTCAGCGCATTTACAAAATGTACGAACTAGTACGTATGTCAAGTGGCGTCTCTTGAAATACCCCCATAAGCTCAATATGACTTTCCTGGGAGGCAAGATGGGACGGCTGTTTGGCCGTCCCGTTGGGTGGCGTTTTCTTGATGAAAATCAAGTTGATCGCGGGGAGAATGGGAAAAATGGTAGAGCGGGCTGAGGCGAGTCGAAAGAACGATCCGGAGCGGACGAAGGAAGATATCCTCGTCGTCGCCACGGAGGAATTTTCGACCCATGGTCTCGCCGGCGCGCGTGTCGATGCCATCGCAGAGCGCACGCGCACGTCGAAGCGCATGATCTACTACTATTTCGGCGGCAAGGAGGGGCTCTATCTCTCCGTGCTGGAGCGCGCCTATCGCAAGATCCGCACGCTGGAGGAGGATCTCAAGCTCGCCAGCCTCGCGCCGGAAGAAGCACTCCGCACGCTCATCTCCAGCACCTTCGACCATGATGAGGCCAATCCGGATTTCGTGCGGCTGGTCAGCATCGAAAACATCCACCATGCCGCCCATATGCTGCGTTCGGAGGCGATCCGCGATCTCAACGTCTCGGTCATCGAAACGATCGCCGGCATCCTGGAACGCGGTGTCGCCGAGGGCGCTTTCAAGCGCCAGGCCGATCCGATCGACGTCCACATGCTGATCAGCGCCTTCTGCTTCTTCCGCGTCTCGAACCGCTACACCTTCGGAACGATTTTCCGGCGCGACCTGTCCGAACCGCAAACGATGACCCGGCACAAGGGCCTGATCGCAGACGCGGTTATCCACTATCTCAAGGGGTAGAGCTTGTCCTGTATCCGCGAACTACTGGCGCCGTAAGCGCCACCGTCGAACGCGCTTCGCACCCGTATCCGGATCAAGTTGCGACGAAACGTCGTGGCGCTATGCCAGACCACGCGAGTATCTCGCTCGCGATAAAGCCCTCGGCGACCTGATGCAGGACACCCGCATTTACGCGAATTGTTACCGTAACGTACTTCCTTCGATCCGTTTGCGGATGACAGTGGCACCGGCAAGAAGCGACCTGCGAGGGCGGCTGTGGCCTGTCCCGTCAGAAGGAGGGCGAAATGTCGAAGGATGTCCGACCAAACAAGCTGGAGCGACCATCATGACGAATACATTTTCACGTCGATTACTGAGTGCCACTGCCGCAGTCGCCATGTCCTTGACGGCGGTACCCCTGGGCGCCAGCACCGCAGGGGCGCAGGATGCGGCCGCCGCCAAACCCAACATCCTCGTCATCTTCGGCGATGATGTCGGCCAGACCAACATCTCCGCCTATTCGATGGGCGTCGTCGGCTACAAGACGCCGAATATCGACCGTATCGCCAAGGAAGGCATGATGTTCACGGACTACTATGCCGAGAACAGTTGCACCGCGGGCCGCTCGACATTCATCACCGGGCAGACCTGCCTGCGTACGGGACTGTGCAAGGTCGGTGCACCGGGTGTTGCGGTCGGCTTGCAGGCGGGTGACATCACCATTGCCCAGGCTTTGAAGCCGCTCGGTTATGCGACGGGCCAATTCGGCAAGAACCATCTCGGGGACCGCGACGAATACCTGCCGACCAAGCATGGTTTCGACGAGTTCTTCGGCAATCTCTATCATCTCAATGCCGAGGAGGAGCCCGAGGCTGCCAATTGGCCGGGAAATGACGAGGAATTCCTAAAAGCCTACTCTCCGCGCGGCGTGATCAAGGCATCGGCCGATGGCAAGGTCGAGGACACCGGTCCGCTGACCGTCAAGCGCATGGAGACCATCGACGACGAGACGACGGCGGCCGCCATCGACTTCATCGACCGCCAGGCGAAAGCGAAGAAGCCCTTCTTCACCTGGATGAACACGACCCGCATGCATTTGTTCACGCATGTCCGCCCGGAATACAGGGGCAAGAGCGGGATGACAGGCAATGAGTATGGCGACGGGATGTGGGAGCACGACCAGGACGTCGGCAAGCTCCTGACCAAGCTCGACGAGCTCGGCATTGCCGACAACACCATCGTCGTCTATGCGACCGACAACGGCCCTAACCAGTTCTCGTGGCCCGATGCGGCAACGACACCGTTCCGCAGCGAGAAGGATACCAATTGGGAAGGCGCATTCCGCGTTCCGGCAATGGTCCGCTGGCCGGGACATGTTCAGCCCGGACAGGTCTCCAACGGCATGATCTCCGGCCTTGATTGGTTCCCGACCCTGCTTGCCGCGGCTGGCGATCCCGATGTGAAGAGCCGTCTCCTCAGCGGCTGGAAGCCGGAAGGCAGCGATACGTCGTTCAAGAACCATCTCGACGGATACAACCAGCTCGACTACATCACCGGAAAGGCCGACAAGAGCGCGCGCAACGAGTTCTACTACTTCGATGACGACGGCAATCTTGTCTCCATTCGCTACGACGACTGGAAGGTGGTCTTCCATGAACAGCGCACGCCGGGTGGATTTGGCGTCTGGCAGGATCCCCTGGTCACCCTTCGTCTTCCCAAGCTCTTCAACCTCCGCATGGATCCCTATGAGCGGGCCGATCTCGTTTCCGACCAGTACAATGACTGGCTGGTGAAAAACGACTTCCTGCTCGTCAAGGGACAGTTGAAGGGGGCCGCCTTCCTCGAGACCTTCGTCAAGTACC
Encoded proteins:
- a CDS encoding TRAP transporter small permease, whose translation is MVRIIDFSFWLLKAAIAALLAGMVVLVFGNVVLRYAFNTGITYSEELSRMFFVWLTFLGAVVAMREHGHLGVDSLLRRLPPTGAKVAVVAGQALMLWATWLMISGSWTQTVINLHVSAPATGISMGVFYGAGLAFGVPALLLILADMIGVLTGRIDVTTAEFVKDSEDEVALEHQPEPSLVTSSGKH
- a CDS encoding TetR family transcriptional regulator, translating into MVERAEASRKNDPERTKEDILVVATEEFSTHGLAGARVDAIAERTRTSKRMIYYYFGGKEGLYLSVLERAYRKIRTLEEDLKLASLAPEEALRTLISSTFDHDEANPDFVRLVSIENIHHAAHMLRSEAIRDLNVSVIETIAGILERGVAEGAFKRQADPIDVHMLISAFCFFRVSNRYTFGTIFRRDLSEPQTMTRHKGLIADAVIHYLKG
- a CDS encoding arylsulfatase translates to MTNTFSRRLLSATAAVAMSLTAVPLGASTAGAQDAAAAKPNILVIFGDDVGQTNISAYSMGVVGYKTPNIDRIAKEGMMFTDYYAENSCTAGRSTFITGQTCLRTGLCKVGAPGVAVGLQAGDITIAQALKPLGYATGQFGKNHLGDRDEYLPTKHGFDEFFGNLYHLNAEEEPEAANWPGNDEEFLKAYSPRGVIKASADGKVEDTGPLTVKRMETIDDETTAAAIDFIDRQAKAKKPFFTWMNTTRMHLFTHVRPEYRGKSGMTGNEYGDGMWEHDQDVGKLLTKLDELGIADNTIVVYATDNGPNQFSWPDAATTPFRSEKDTNWEGAFRVPAMVRWPGHVQPGQVSNGMISGLDWFPTLLAAAGDPDVKSRLLSGWKPEGSDTSFKNHLDGYNQLDYITGKADKSARNEFYYFDDDGNLVSIRYDDWKVVFHEQRTPGGFGVWQDPLVTLRLPKLFNLRMDPYERADLVSDQYNDWLVKNDFLLVKGQLKGAAFLETFVKYPPSQRVASFNIEGVREQVDKAIDESFKARGIEK